The nucleotide sequence ACGACTGGGAATGTAACTGCGGAAAGTATAAATGGGTAAAACACAAAGGGATTGTCTGTGATAGATGCGGGGTTGAGGTTACAGAGTCAAAAGTCCGCCGAGAACGAATGGGACATATTGAACTTGCGACACCAATTGCACATATCTGGTTTTTAAGAAAAAATCCGTCTAAACTCGCAACTCTGTTAGATATAAAACTATCAGACATTGAAAAAGTCATTTATTATGCAAAATATATAATTGTATCTATAGAAAAAAATGAAAATAAACTACCAGTATATGTAGGACAAACAATCACTGATGAAGAATATCAAAAATATAAAAACGAGCCGTCATTAAAATTTAAAGCATCTATTGGCGCAGCCGCTATACAGGAATTAGTGAAACAGATGGATTTAGAAAAAACAGCAAAATCAATCCATGCAGAACTAAAAGAAGAGAAATCGGAAGCTAACAGAGTAAAACTAGTAAAACGGCTTCGACTTATCAATGGGTTCATCCGCTCGGGGCTAAAACCGGAATGGATGATATTGACTGTAATCCCTGTGATACCACCTGATTTAAGGCCACTGGTTCCTCTGGAAGGTGGCAGATTCGCTGCATCTGACCTGAATGACCTGTACAGACGAATAATCAACCGAAACAACCGACTCAGGCATCTGATGGAATTGAAATCGCCTGAACTGATGATTCATAATGAAAAACGACTCCTGCAGGAAGCAGTTGACTCACTAATAGAAAACGGCGCTAAAGGCAAGGTTGTAACAGGCGCTGGCAACCGGCCGCTAAAATCACTATCCGATGTGATTAAAGGTAAAGAAGGACGATTCCGACAGAACCTGCTTGGGAAACGGGTTGATTATTCAGGCAGAAGCGTGATTGTCGTCGGACCTGAACTTAAACTTAACCAGTGCGGACTACCAAAAGAAATGGCAATTGAATTGTTTAAACCGTACATCATCAGAGAGATTATGAACCGCGGGCTGGTGTCATCACTGAAAGCATCAAAACGGTTTTTAGAACGACAGCGACCTGAAATCTGGGATATCTTAGAAAGTATAACCAAAAACCATCCGGTAATGTTGAACAGAGCACCAACACTGCACCGACTCGGCATCCAAGGGTTTGAGCCGATTCTTATTGAAGGACGTTCTATCCGGTTGCATCCTTTAACCTGCGCAGCATTCAATGCAGATTTTGATGGTGACCAGATGGCTGTGCATGTGCCACTGTCTGCAGATGCAATAAAAGAGGTCAGAGAAAAAATACTATCAACTAATAATCTGCTGCTGCCTTCAAACGGCAAACCTGTAGTTTCACCTTCACAGGATATGGTTGTCGGCTGCGCGTATCTTACAAAACCTAAAAAAGGTGTGTTAGGCGAAGGAACAATCTTTTCAGATACTGATGAAGTGCTGACCGCGTTCCAGAATAAAGAAGTTGACCTGCACGCAAGGATAAAAGTCCGTGGGATAAATAAAATAAGGGAAACGGGACAGAAGGACAGAGGGACAGAGGGTTGGACTGATTATACTACAGTTGGCAGGGTTATATTTAATAGTGTGATACCGGCTGAATTAGGTTTTTTTAATCAGACAATTGGCAAAAAGGATATTGCAAACATTATTGACCTTGCATTCAAGAAAATTGGTAATGACCGGACTGTTGCACTGTTGGACGAACTGAAAAAAATAGGGTTCCGTTATGCTACACTGTCAGGGCTTTCTATTTCTATTGATGACCTTGTTGTGCCTGATGAGAAACAGCATATCATAAAATCAGCACGAAAAAATGTTAAAGAAATTGAAAAACAAGCACGAGAAGGAATCATAACCAATTTGGAGCGATATAACCGCGTTATTGATATATGGACACACGCAACTGATGAGATTTGTAACCTCATGTTTGATAAAATGGCACAGCAAGAAAAACAGCTGTTTAATGAAAAAACAACCAAGTTTAATCCGGTATTTATTATGGCAGATTCAGGTGCTAGAGGCTCAAGAGCACAGGTTCGGCAACTTGGCGGGATGCGCGGACTTATGGCAAAACCGGCAAAACGGCTCACAGGTCAGATTGGCGAAATTATTGAACAACCAGTAGAAGCGAATTTCCGTGAAGGGCTGACAGTTCTGGAATACTTTATCTCAACACATGGCGGTAGAAAAGGGCTCGCAGATACCGCACTGAAAACATCTGAAGCGGGCTATCTTACAAGACGGCTGATTGATGTTGCACATAATGTTGTGATTACAGAAGATGACTGTGGAACTATAAACGGTATAAAAGTAGGTGCGATTGTATCAGCTGATGAAGCAATAGAATCGCTATCAGAACGGATTGTTGGCAGATGCGCATTAGATAATGTGGTTGGCGTTATACAGACACCAGACGGCGAGTATAAAGAAGAATTGATTATTAAAGAGAATGAACTGATAACAGAAGAGCAGGCAAAAAAAATAGTAGCCGCTGGTATTGAGACAATCCGGATTCGGTCGGTATTAACCTGCGAAACCACAAATGGTGTATGCGCAAAATGTTACGGGTTGGACCTCGCAACTGGCAAACCGGTTACAATTGGTACAGCAGTCGGTATTATGGCAGCGCAATCAATTGGTGAGCCGGGAACACAGTTGACACTCAGAACATTCCATATTGGCGGGACCGCGTCCCGAATAATAAAAGAAGCAGACATTACGGCTGATAAGGACTCAACTGTAAAATTTTTTAATATGCGATATGTAAAAAACCGTTCCGGTAGGTTCATAGTCGTCTCCAGAAATACTGAGATGCAACTTGTTAGTGGTAAAGAAAAGAAAAGTTATAAAATTCCATATGGTGCGGAAATAAAATTTATTGCTGAAAAAAAGATTGCCAAAGGTACAGTTGTTGCAGAATGGGACCCGTACACCAGTCCGATTATTACAGAACACGCTGGCAAAGTTCAACTTCAAGATGTAGTTGAAGGCTCAACTATGCATATGTTAGAAAATAAAATTACAAACCAAAAAGAACGAGTAATTGTGGAACACCGTGGGACAAAACTGAATCCACAAATAGTAGTCACCGACCCGTCAAAAAAGAGTGGAAAAGTTGCTACATATCCATTGCCAGTTGGAACACATATTATTATTGATAATAATCAGCCAGTTGAAGTAGGCGATGTAATTGCTAAAATCCCGAAAGAATACACAAAAAGTAAAGATATTACAGGCGGGCTACCACGAGTAGGTGAGCTTTTTGATGCACGAAAACCTAGAAATGTCGCAATCGTCGCTGAAATAGAAGGTGAAGTAAAAATCAATTCTGAAAAAGGTGCAATCAGCGTTACTGTTAAAAGTGATACTGGAATGAAACGGGAATACCATATTCCCCAGGATAAACATCTGATTGTTTATGATGGCGACCGAGTAGCGGTTGGAGAGCCGCTCACAGATGGTTCTATTGACCCGCATGATATCCTGGATATTTTGGATATCAAAGGTGTTCAGGAATACCTGGTAAATGAGATTCAAGAGGTTTATCGGCTACAAGGTGTCACTATAAATGATAAACATATTGAAGTAATTGTAAGACAGATGCTGCTGAATGTAAAGATAGAAAAACCGGGTGATAGCGGGTTCCTCGTCGGTGAAATAGTTAGTAAGTTTGAGTTTGATGCCGAAAATAAACGAATAGAAGCCAAAAAAGGTACCCCAGCAGACG is from Elusimicrobiota bacterium and encodes:
- the rpoC gene encoding DNA-directed RNA polymerase subunit beta', with amino-acid sequence MAKFIKKQLKLAKPKRKAVPQLNYSEFSKIRISVASPDVIHSWSYGEVKKPETINYRTFKPERDGLFCERIFGPVNDWECNCGKYKWVKHKGIVCDRCGVEVTESKVRRERMGHIELATPIAHIWFLRKNPSKLATLLDIKLSDIEKVIYYAKYIIVSIEKNENKLPVYVGQTITDEEYQKYKNEPSLKFKASIGAAAIQELVKQMDLEKTAKSIHAELKEEKSEANRVKLVKRLRLINGFIRSGLKPEWMILTVIPVIPPDLRPLVPLEGGRFAASDLNDLYRRIINRNNRLRHLMELKSPELMIHNEKRLLQEAVDSLIENGAKGKVVTGAGNRPLKSLSDVIKGKEGRFRQNLLGKRVDYSGRSVIVVGPELKLNQCGLPKEMAIELFKPYIIREIMNRGLVSSLKASKRFLERQRPEIWDILESITKNHPVMLNRAPTLHRLGIQGFEPILIEGRSIRLHPLTCAAFNADFDGDQMAVHVPLSADAIKEVREKILSTNNLLLPSNGKPVVSPSQDMVVGCAYLTKPKKGVLGEGTIFSDTDEVLTAFQNKEVDLHARIKVRGINKIRETGQKDRGTEGWTDYTTVGRVIFNSVIPAELGFFNQTIGKKDIANIIDLAFKKIGNDRTVALLDELKKIGFRYATLSGLSISIDDLVVPDEKQHIIKSARKNVKEIEKQAREGIITNLERYNRVIDIWTHATDEICNLMFDKMAQQEKQLFNEKTTKFNPVFIMADSGARGSRAQVRQLGGMRGLMAKPAKRLTGQIGEIIEQPVEANFREGLTVLEYFISTHGGRKGLADTALKTSEAGYLTRRLIDVAHNVVITEDDCGTINGIKVGAIVSADEAIESLSERIVGRCALDNVVGVIQTPDGEYKEELIIKENELITEEQAKKIVAAGIETIRIRSVLTCETTNGVCAKCYGLDLATGKPVTIGTAVGIMAAQSIGEPGTQLTLRTFHIGGTASRIIKEADITADKDSTVKFFNMRYVKNRSGRFIVVSRNTEMQLVSGKEKKSYKIPYGAEIKFIAEKKIAKGTVVAEWDPYTSPIITEHAGKVQLQDVVEGSTMHMLENKITNQKERVIVEHRGTKLNPQIVVTDPSKKSGKVATYPLPVGTHIIIDNNQPVEVGDVIAKIPKEYTKSKDITGGLPRVGELFDARKPRNVAIVAEIEGEVKINSEKGAISVTVKSDTGMKREYHIPQDKHLIVYDGDRVAVGEPLTDGSIDPHDILDILDIKGVQEYLVNEIQEVYRLQGVTINDKHIEVIVRQMLLNVKIEKPGDSGFLVGEIVSKFEFDAENKRIEAKKGTPADAKPVLLGITRAALSSRSFISAASFQETSRVLTDASVKGTVDTLAGLKENVIIGHLIPAGTGFKKAGISNR